The Acidithiobacillus sp. genome contains the following window.
TGGCATCCGTGGACGGGTACTGCATGTGCGTGTCGATACACCAGCCGCCAACCTTCGCGCGTCACTGGACAAAGCATTGCTCGCACAACAATGGCAACCGGCACCGGCCATGCGTAACAACGGTTCCGTGATCTCCATGAATAAGGACAATCGTCGGCTCGACGTCGTTATTGGCGAGGATGGCCCCGGTAAAAGCCGCTTAGTCATCGTCCTGGATCAACGATAGGAAGCACGTCCATGGACGAAAAAGGCCAGTCCAGTATTGAGTACGCCATTGTTGCGGTCTTCGCGCTCGGGTTGCTGTTTATCGGCGACCCTAGTCCCATTGCCCAGATCATGGACGCGCTGCGTAAATTTTCCAGCGATTTTTCCTGGGCTGCCTCCATCGCCACCCTGCCTTTCTGAGGAGTTCCCGTGTCGACCCCGATCAAACCCGAGTCCATACCACCGATGCTGCAAAAGAAAAGTCGTGCGCTTACCGGCTGGATTTTGCTGGCCGTCGCCATTTCGGCAGGGCTGGGCGCGGCCTTCCTCGCCGTGCAGTCCCTGGATGCCCAAGAGTCCGCCCTGAAGCAGCGACTGCTCCGCGAGTTGACCTCTAAAAAGGAAAGCACCATTCCGGTAGTGGTGCCCATCGAAAATCTGCCTGCCAAGACGGTGCTTACTCTGTCCATGGTCGCCCGACGCAACATTCCTGCAGATAGTGCGCCGGGCGGCGTCGTCACGGATACCGATTTCAATAAAATTGAGTACAAACGGTTACTTTTCCCTGCCGAGCGTGGTAAACCATTAACGCTCTCCATGTTCAGTTCCACGGAGAGTCCTGCGGACGTTTTGGACAGCCAGCATATCGCGCTGACGATTTCCGTGAACTCCGAGAACTCCATGGACAAAATGCTCCGCCCGGGGGACCGCGTCGACATGTTGTGGATTACCCAGGCGGATGTTCGCACCAATGCCGCCGCGGGCTCCATCACCAACGTGCAAATGACGCCTGCAGCCCCGGAGGGTGCTTTAGTGCGCTTTTTGGGGCAAAACCTGAAAGTCATCGCGACCGGAAAGGATTTATCCGCCAACGGGGGCAACAGCAGCGCCGAAGGCTATAGCACAATCACCCTCGAAGTCACGCCACTGCAAGCACAAAAGATTCTGGTCGCGCAAAAGAGTGGAGAAATCCGTCTGGATTTGCGCGGCAATGACAAAAATAGTGCCTGGCCCAAACGCACCGTGTCACTGCACGACATTATCGGCTATCCGCATGCGGCGGCGGGTGTGGAATATATTGCCGGCGGATCTTCGGGCACCGGCGGCCCGAGCATCGCCCATGTGCAAACCGCGGGCACGTCGCACCCTTCAGCCAGAGCTACGGACAGTTCTGTCCCCGGCGGCAACGGCAACGCACTGTCCGACCATACGCCAGGCAGCCAAATGAAATACTTGCCGTTCTCCTACGTCCCACCCTTGCCACAGCCCTGACAGGAAATCGTTCACGATGAAGATGATTAAAAAATCCCTGGCTGCGGCCATATTTACCTTGATATTACCCGCCTTGGCCTGCGCCAAAGGCGACTTGGAATTAGATAACCAGTCGAGTATTTCCATGTACTCTGGCCAGGTAAAAATCATTACGACGAATACCGTGAAACGGGTAGCCGTGGGCAATGGAAAAATCCTCAGCGTTACCCTCGTCGATGGCAAAGAATTACTCTTGCTGGCCGAGGGTGCGGGCGAGACGAACCTGCATCTTTGGTACAAAAACGGGGAAGAAAGCGCCGCACGTGTGGTCATTTCGCCCAAGGATGTCGGACGCGCTGCCGAAGAGATTTCCAGCCTTCTCGGCAAGAACCCCAATACCCAAGTACGCGTCGTTGGCGACAAAGTCATTATTGATGGCAAGAATCTTTCTGAAGAGGATTTGAGCAGGATAGAAAAACTCAAAGCGGTCTATCAGAACCTGGTAAACCTCGCGGAGAAAGAACCGCTGAGAATGGAAAAGGTAGTCCTCCTGGATGTCAAAATCCTCAAAATGAAAAAGGACTTTTTCCGTAGCCTCGGGGTGAACTGGAATCAATCCATGGCTGGCCCACAGGCGGGTATTGTCGGCGACTTCAGCTCCAATCCGTATTTCCGCATGGGCGTACCGACGACCAACGGCACGGGGGGACCCTTGGCCAACTTCTCTTTCCCCAGCTCAGGGCTACAGGATTTGCCCCTGAAGGTTGCCCCCTTCGCAACCAACTTTGGCATCATCGCTTCTGTTGCCTCGCGTATTAACTTCGCCTTGCAAAACGGGGATGCCTACGAGATCGCCAACCCCAAGCTCAGTGCCAAGAGCGGCAGTAAAGAACCTGCTGAATTTCTGGCGGGTGGGCAAATTCCGATTCCATTAGCCATTGGTTTCGGCCAGACCTCAGTGATCTTCAAGGATTTTGGCATTCGCCTTAAATTCTCTCCGGTAGCAGATGACCGGAATAATGTCAGCCTGAAAATATTCACGGAAATAAGTAATATTGATCCCTCTCTCACCGTCGGAGGTGTGCCTGGATTCTTTACCAGCCGTACTCAGGAAGAAATCAACCTGAAAGATGGGGAAACGCTGGTTATGTCCGGACTGGTGGATCATAGTCTTTCACAAAACAGCAATAAAATACCCGGGCTGGGCAACATTCCAATTCTCGGATACCTTTTCAAATCAGACGACTTTAGGAATAACGAATCAGATTTAGTGTTCCTGGTCACTCCCAAGGTAATCACTGCCAACTCGTTAGAGAACATCGACGCTGAATCTCATGCCCGTTATCTCGAAAATATGTACAAAAGAAATCCCGACAAAGGCATTATCCGTTAGGAGAACCCCCCATGTTTATAGTCCGCGCGTCACATCCCAAAACAGGAACCCAGGAGATTACGCCCAGCGATGGTGTCTGCCTGCTGGGTAAAGCAGAGCATGTCCATCTGCGCATGGAGGGCTGGAATATTGGTAAGGAACATGCGCGGATATATGCCGAGCAGGGTGGGGTTTATATTGAGGGACTGGGCAGCTTTGGCGCGGTGCTGGTCAACGGCGAACGCATGCGCGCCTATGGGCCGGTGGAGGCCCATGACGAGATTGTCGTCGCCGGATATCGGCTGCAAATTTTGCCGCGTTTCGATGGCGAGGATCTGCCCACTCCAATCTCCGCAGAGGATGACAGCAGCATCCCCGTGTCGCCGGCTACGCTCCTCAAAGTAGTAGAAACTGTGCCAGAGTGGGTTCGTCCCGTCTACGACGCCCCCTGGCTCGCGCTGGTGCGGGCGGTCCACGAGACAGTGCGCAGTCAGATGGACCTGCGCCGTGTCGATCTTGGTGCTTTGTCTCCCGAAGAACTCCGCCGCATGGTGGGCGAACTGGTGCGGGAAGTGGTCTGGCGAATGAACCCAACCCCGGAGATCGACCGGCAACGCCTCGTCAAAGAGGTGCTGGACGAAGCGGTAGGCCTCGGCCCTCTGGAGGACTTCCTGGCCGATGCCTCAATCACCGAGATCATGGTCAACCGCTTTGATGAAGTCTTTATCGAGCGGCAGGGTAAGTTGCTGGCGGCTCCGGCATTGTTCAGCAGTGATCTCGCGGTACGGCACATCATCGACCGCATAGTCGCCCCCATCGGCCGCCGTATTGACGAAAGCTCGCCGCTAGTGGACGCGCGCCTGGCCGACGGCTCCCGCGTCAATGCCGTCATCCCGCCGCTGTCCCTGAAAGGCGCCTGCATCACCATCCGCAAGTTCTCCAAGAAGCGCCTGCAGATGGAGGATCTCATGGCCTACGGCTCCATTGATGCGCGCATGGCTCATTTCATTCAGGTCTGCGTGCAGCAGCGCAAGAACATCATCATTTCCGGCGGCACCGGCTCGGGCAAGACCACCCTGCTCAACGTGCTCTCCAACTACATCCCCGATCACGAGCGCATTGTGACCATTGAAGACGCGGCCGAATTGCGCCTCTATCAGCCCAATTTAGTCTCACTGGAGGCGCGCCCCGCCAACATGGAGGGCAAAGGCCAGATTCCCATCCGCGAACTGGTGCGCAACGCCCTGCGCATGCGTCCCGACCGCATCGTGGTGGGCGAGTGTCGCGGCGGCGAAGCACTGGACATGCTGCAGGCTATGAACACCGGCCATGACGGCTCCCTCACCACCGCCCACGCCAACACGGCCCGCGACATGCTCTCCCGGCTGGAAGTTATGGTGCTGATGGCGGGCATGGACTTACCACTCACGGCCATCCGCGAGCAAATCGCCTCGGCAGTGGACATCATCGTTCAGATCACCCGCTTTTCCTGCGGCTCGCGCAAGGTGACGAGCATTTGCGAGGTGACGGGTACCGAGAGCGGCACCATCCAGTTGCAGGAGCTGTTTACATACAAACAACGGGGTTATGGTGCCGAGGGCAGGGTGCAGGGCATCTTTCGTGCTACCGGGGCGGTGCCGGAATTCTACGAAGTCATGCGCGAACGCGGCTTGCCGGTGGATTTGTCCATCTTCCAGGCCGAGGAGCCCTTGCGAGGGCGGGAGGACGTGCATCATGGGGCGTAGGATCCGCACCGGGACGAAGCAGATGGCACGCGGGCCGCGGCGCGGCTTACCAAACGCAGCCGCCCGCAGGGAGGCTGGTGCCAGCGCAGTGGAATTCGCCATTGCCGCACCCGCCTTGCTGCTCGCTCTGCTCGGCACCTTTCAGGCAGCATTACTCTATCAAGCCCGCGCCCAACTGGAAGTCGCTACCCAGGAGGCAGTACGGGCGGGAACTTTACACGGGGCTAGTGTCGAGGCCATGCGTGATGCCCTGGCCCGCGGGCTGACGCCGCTCTATACCCACGGCCAGAACCTGGCTGCTCTTGCTCAAGGCTACGCTACCGCCAAAGTCGCAGCAGGCCAGGCCACTATCCGGGTGCTCAACCCCACCCGGGAGGCCTTTGACGACTTTGCGGAACAGACTCGCGATGCATCAGGTGCCTGGGTCAGGGCGATACCGGTAGACCATCTCGGCTATCGCCGGACCAGCGTGGGCAGCGGAAGCCATCTGTCCGTGCAGGACGCGACCCTTCTGAAGGTGCAGATCACGACTGTTCAACCACTCATCGTGCCCTTCATCGATCAGATTGGTCGGGGCATCTACCAGATGGATACGGGCTTGAAAAATTTAGGCCTACCCAGCCTTTTTGGCGTCCGCCTGAGTCCGGTGACAGGCGTTGATGGCAAAATCCGCTGGGGGATTCTCATGCAGGCCGAGGCGGTGATGCGGATGCAAAGTCCGGTACTGGCGGAGGGGTTGCCGAGCCAGGCGACGGTGGAGCCAGGGCAGAATAGAAATAGCAACTTCCCAGAACCCACGGAGGAGGTCAATTCGCTTAACCCCTTACCGGCTCCTGACATTGGCGACTACACACCGCCCCCAGATCCGGAATTTTGTGTGCACTAAATGAAAACGCAGTCCATAGGCATTTAGGAGACCAGAAAGATGCGGCATACCCCCCAATTATTCGCCTCAATGCCGTTGAGCGTCCTGGTGATGACTATATGTGCCACACTCCCCGGCGATGCTGAAGCTATTGATTGTAGCAAGGCATCAAACTTTAATGAGCAAACCATTTGTGGAGACAAGAAACTTCTCATTTTGAATCGGGATCTTACGGTTGTTTACAACAAATTCATGAAGGCGTTCTCCGACACCGGACATTACACCCACCTCATCACCGAGACCAAGACAGCACAACAGAAATGGCTCCAAAGGAGGAATGCCTGCGGCGCAGACGCCGCCTGTGTCAAGACGGCCTACGAAGAGCGCCTCGAAGCTCTGCAGAGAAAGGTCTGTTATCCGCGAGATGATAGCCCCATTTATCAGGCGTCTTCTCAGCCAGCGCCTAAAAAGACGACCACACAGAATGCAACTGATCATCAAAGTCAGAAGCCCAAAGAACCGACCGCAGTTTGTTCTTCCGATGATCGGGTGGACTATGATTTTATAAAAAAGAACGAGGGTGCAATGCTTGATTTCTACGTGCCCGGCGCTTTCAATACCGACATCAAAACAGGTAAGAATTTAGGGCCAAAATTCAAAAGAGATAAAAATGGCGACCCAATACAAAAAGCCATAGCTTCCAGCGGGGTCACCGTCGGTCAGGGCGTAGACCTTGGACAACAAACTGTAGACAGCCTAAAACATTACATGAACGTTGAGGCGCAAAAATATGGCAAACCAGCAGATGTGGACATTGGATCTTTAATGAATCGTATCAATCCTTTTATTGGGTTACAAAAAGATGTATCTGTCTCTACTCTCAATAAATATTACAAAGATAATGGTCAATATCCGTACCTTAGCCCATTAGAAGCGGAGTTTATTTCTTCTGCGGTAAAACATGGCTATGCCGAAGATGCAGCGGCACTTTTCAATAAAAACTCCAGGCCGAAGATGAATTTCTGGTCCTTACCTGCCACCGTGCAAACCACACTCACCGATATGAAATACCATGCCTATATTCAGAGTGTCGCCCAATATTACTATCGGGGGGAATGGCAAAAAGCGGCAGAAGCGTTCAGACAACTCTCGACAACGGCGAAGTGGGCAAAGTTTGAAGACCGCTTCCTGCGGCGCGCAAAGATGTTGACCGATGCGATCAACAATAACTCTCTGCCGAAAAGAGGGGATCCCTGCACACCCAAGCCATCCGCCGCCATCAATCGCTCGGCGTGGTGGCAAAACCCACGGCGTGCGCGCTGGGCCTGAGTTTTTCACCTTCACTTAAATCAGGAGATCACCCAATGATACGACGCATACTTCTCGGCATCGGCTTCTGTGCAGCCCTCGGCGTCAGTCTTAGCGCCTGCGCCGTAGATGCCCCCCTCAACTGCCCGGCGATCGCCACCAAGATCCCCGACGCGTTTGCCCCTACCTGCAGTCACCCACAGACCCCCCTGCAAAAGGCCATTTGTTACTATAAACCAAAGCATTGGACCGATAATCTTCTATTATTTGACAGCTCGTTAATGCATGCCTACAAGCAAGCCCTCCGCGCGGCTGGCGTGGGCACCCCCGAATGCACTCACCTGCTGGCAAGCCAAACGGTCTTCGAAAAGAAACTCGAAGCCTGCGGCAGTGATGGAGACTGCGTCCTCGAAACCATGCGCAAACGTAGTTTTGCGCTACGCGACATCAGAGAACACCAGCAAGCCCCCCTGGAAGCGGCTGCTCTGCAGCGTTTTGCGGGTGGGGCAATCTTCCAAAACCCCGACCACAAGCCGGCGCCGCTCCTGCAGCGCATCCAGCGGGGCATGGATATTTATCCCCTCCCCCACATGGCGCTACCGAACGGCAACACCCTCGTCTGGGGCTTCCAGCCGCACAATGCTACCGTCCAGTCCCTAGCCGTGGTCAACCACCAGGGTGCCGTACAGTTGCTGGGCGCGGTGGATGGCATTTATCTCGGCCTACCCCAGGACAAGACCCGGCCGGAGCTGGATGCAAACGCTCGCATCACCCTGTTCGTGCGTGATCCCCAGGCCCTTGCCCAAAACCTGTCCGCTCTCCGCGCCTGGGCAGTGGCGAGCATCCTCGGCTTCAATGTGGACTGCGGCGGTGCCGACGCCGCCCGCTGCAGAGCCGCCGAGTCCATCCCCGTGCCCATCCTGGCCTACCGCCTCAGTTGCCCGCAAAAGGACCCGAACAAAACCTTGGTCAACCGCTGTCCTCTGCCCTTGCCCGCCGTGTCCGGCAATATCTCTCCGGGATTGTTCTGGCAATGATCCGACCAAAGTCCCACAAAATGATCACGGTGTGCTTCGTCCGTGTTGCATCGGCGCACATCGGAAATGGCACGACTGGTTCGGCCTTTGACGACATACCGGAAACGCCCATCCGGGGCCTCGTGCCAGCGGGTCGGCATGCACTGTCTCGCGCCCAAGTGGAAACAATTCGGTTGCAAAGTGACGCGGACAGGTACCCGTTTCGCCCACAAAACGGGTGGCCGGCGATCCTGGTTCTGTAAGCGCGTCCCCGGTCAGAACAGCAACGGAGCCGGGTCCAATGCCGGATATTTCGTCTCCATCACGCAGCGGCGTTCGGGTTTTTTGAAAACGCCGCCCAAGTCAAGCAGGCTAGTCTGCGAGTGCCAACCGCTGCTCGATGCGTTCCACGCGCGACGAGATCATCAACGCGCAAAATAGGCTGCAGCCGTCCGCGTTCATATAGAGCGCCTGCAACTCGCTGCGCACCACATTGAGATCCATATCGATGGCTGCAATATGTGTGCCGCGCAGCAGCAGCAGGATATGGCGATAGTTCTGGAGATGGGTAATGCGGAGTTGGCGGATAGTGTCGTTCATGACTTAATATGGATGCCCCCAAGTGTGCAAGATGACATTTGATGTCTGGCATTTTGAGATCTAGTTGCTACCTCAAAAGCGGCCGCGCACGGGCACATCATCGCCCAACGCTAAGGTGGACACAGTGCTGGCCTCCAGATACCAGAGTGAGATCGATTATTAGAGGTGGTGCGCCAGGCATTCATACATCGCGGAATTCGGGATGTGGTTGCGGGGCATCCCGATCAGACCTATAGTCTAACCCGCATGTGGTTCTCTGATTTGCGGAGGCGCAGGACCATGAAAGTCGTCAAAAACATGAACACCACCGAACGCTGGCTGCGCATTTACTTCGGCGCCATCATTTTTCTGGTCTATTTCGTCAATCCCTTCCCCTACAAGGAATGGACCTTTTCCGGGTTGCTCATCATCGCCAGCGGCGTGTTCGGTTACTGCCCCGTGTATTCCCTGCTCAAAAAACCCAAAGCCGCACCAGCGCCAGGCTCCGTAGCCGATCGCTGAGCTCACGACGGGCGCGGCGCCGCAAACGGCGCCCGCAGCGCGTCCTGTACAGACCCCGCCGCAACGATTTATCATTTGCCCTTAATTTTTCATACAATCACTGAAAATGGCACTCATCGTACAGAAATTTGGCGGTACTTCCGTGGGCAGCGTGGAACGCATACGGGCCGTTGCGGAGCGGGTCACGGCCAGTCATCGCGCCGGTCATCAGGTGGTGGTGGTGGTTTCCGCCATGTCGGGCGAGACGGACCGTCTCCTGCAACTGGCGCGCGCCCTGGCCGATGCTCCGGCCGAGCGCGAGCTGGACACCCTGCTCAGCACCGGCGAGCAGGTCACCATTGCGCTGCTGAGCATGGCTCTGGAGCGTATCGGTCAACCCGCCATTTCGTTCACCGGCGGGCAAGTCGCCATCATGACCGACTCGGCCCATAACCGAGCGCGCATTGAGCATATTGACGATCACAATATCCGGGCGGCGCTGGATGCCGGCAAGGTTGTGGTCGTGGCGGGTTTTCAGGGGGTCGATCCGCATGGCAATATCACTACCCTGGGTCGCGGCGGTTCCGATACCACCGCCGTGGCCCTGGCGGCCGCCCTGCATGCCGATGAGTGCGATATCTTCACGGACGTGGACGGCATTTACACCACCGACCCCCGGGTGGAATCCCGGGCGCGCCGCCTGGATCGCATCACCTTTGAAGAAATGCTGGAAATGGCCAGCCTCGGTGCCAAGGTTCTGCAAACCCGCTCCGTCGAATTCGCCATGAAATACCATGTTCCCGTGCGGGTTTTGTCGTCTTTTCAGGATGGACCCGGCACCCTGGTCACCAATGAGGAAAATTCTGTGGAAGCTCCCCGCGTCTCCGGCATCGCCTT
Protein-coding sequences here:
- the cpaB gene encoding Flp pilus assembly protein CpaB, whose protein sequence is MSTPIKPESIPPMLQKKSRALTGWILLAVAISAGLGAAFLAVQSLDAQESALKQRLLRELTSKKESTIPVVVPIENLPAKTVLTLSMVARRNIPADSAPGGVVTDTDFNKIEYKRLLFPAERGKPLTLSMFSSTESPADVLDSQHIALTISVNSENSMDKMLRPGDRVDMLWITQADVRTNAAAGSITNVQMTPAAPEGALVRFLGQNLKVIATGKDLSANGGNSSAEGYSTITLEVTPLQAQKILVAQKSGEIRLDLRGNDKNSAWPKRTVSLHDIIGYPHAAAGVEYIAGGSSGTGGPSIAHVQTAGTSHPSARATDSSVPGGNGNALSDHTPGSQMKYLPFSYVPPLPQP
- a CDS encoding pilus assembly protein N-terminal domain-containing protein, whose product is MKMIKKSLAAAIFTLILPALACAKGDLELDNQSSISMYSGQVKIITTNTVKRVAVGNGKILSVTLVDGKELLLLAEGAGETNLHLWYKNGEESAARVVISPKDVGRAAEEISSLLGKNPNTQVRVVGDKVIIDGKNLSEEDLSRIEKLKAVYQNLVNLAEKEPLRMEKVVLLDVKILKMKKDFFRSLGVNWNQSMAGPQAGIVGDFSSNPYFRMGVPTTNGTGGPLANFSFPSSGLQDLPLKVAPFATNFGIIASVASRINFALQNGDAYEIANPKLSAKSGSKEPAEFLAGGQIPIPLAIGFGQTSVIFKDFGIRLKFSPVADDRNNVSLKIFTEISNIDPSLTVGGVPGFFTSRTQEEINLKDGETLVMSGLVDHSLSQNSNKIPGLGNIPILGYLFKSDDFRNNESDLVFLVTPKVITANSLENIDAESHARYLENMYKRNPDKGIIR
- a CDS encoding ATPase, T2SS/T4P/T4SS family, which produces MFIVRASHPKTGTQEITPSDGVCLLGKAEHVHLRMEGWNIGKEHARIYAEQGGVYIEGLGSFGAVLVNGERMRAYGPVEAHDEIVVAGYRLQILPRFDGEDLPTPISAEDDSSIPVSPATLLKVVETVPEWVRPVYDAPWLALVRAVHETVRSQMDLRRVDLGALSPEELRRMVGELVREVVWRMNPTPEIDRQRLVKEVLDEAVGLGPLEDFLADASITEIMVNRFDEVFIERQGKLLAAPALFSSDLAVRHIIDRIVAPIGRRIDESSPLVDARLADGSRVNAVIPPLSLKGACITIRKFSKKRLQMEDLMAYGSIDARMAHFIQVCVQQRKNIIISGGTGSGKTTLLNVLSNYIPDHERIVTIEDAAELRLYQPNLVSLEARPANMEGKGQIPIRELVRNALRMRPDRIVVGECRGGEALDMLQAMNTGHDGSLTTAHANTARDMLSRLEVMVLMAGMDLPLTAIREQIASAVDIIVQITRFSCGSRKVTSICEVTGTESGTIQLQELFTYKQRGYGAEGRVQGIFRATGAVPEFYEVMRERGLPVDLSIFQAEEPLRGREDVHHGA
- a CDS encoding TadE/TadG family type IV pilus assembly protein, encoding MGRRIRTGTKQMARGPRRGLPNAAARREAGASAVEFAIAAPALLLALLGTFQAALLYQARAQLEVATQEAVRAGTLHGASVEAMRDALARGLTPLYTHGQNLAALAQGYATAKVAAGQATIRVLNPTREAFDDFAEQTRDASGAWVRAIPVDHLGYRRTSVGSGSHLSVQDATLLKVQITTVQPLIVPFIDQIGRGIYQMDTGLKNLGLPSLFGVRLSPVTGVDGKIRWGILMQAEAVMRMQSPVLAEGLPSQATVEPGQNRNSNFPEPTEEVNSLNPLPAPDIGDYTPPPDPEFCVH
- a CDS encoding pesticin C-terminus-like muramidase; translation: MRHTPQLFASMPLSVLVMTICATLPGDAEAIDCSKASNFNEQTICGDKKLLILNRDLTVVYNKFMKAFSDTGHYTHLITETKTAQQKWLQRRNACGADAACVKTAYEERLEALQRKVCYPRDDSPIYQASSQPAPKKTTTQNATDHQSQKPKEPTAVCSSDDRVDYDFIKKNEGAMLDFYVPGAFNTDIKTGKNLGPKFKRDKNGDPIQKAIASSGVTVGQGVDLGQQTVDSLKHYMNVEAQKYGKPADVDIGSLMNRINPFIGLQKDVSVSTLNKYYKDNGQYPYLSPLEAEFISSAVKHGYAEDAAALFNKNSRPKMNFWSLPATVQTTLTDMKYHAYIQSVAQYYYRGEWQKAAEAFRQLSTTAKWAKFEDRFLRRAKMLTDAINNNSLPKRGDPCTPKPSAAINRSAWWQNPRRARWA
- a CDS encoding DUF2892 domain-containing protein; the protein is MKVVKNMNTTERWLRIYFGAIIFLVYFVNPFPYKEWTFSGLLIIASGVFGYCPVYSLLKKPKAAPAPGSVADR
- a CDS encoding aspartate kinase → MALIVQKFGGTSVGSVERIRAVAERVTASHRAGHQVVVVVSAMSGETDRLLQLARALADAPAERELDTLLSTGEQVTIALLSMALERIGQPAISFTGGQVAIMTDSAHNRARIEHIDDHNIRAALDAGKVVVVAGFQGVDPHGNITTLGRGGSDTTAVALAAALHADECDIFTDVDGIYTTDPRVESRARRLDRITFEEMLEMASLGAKVLQTRSVEFAMKYHVPVRVLSSFQDGPGTLVTNEENSVEAPRVSGIAFSRNEAKITVVGVPDHPGIAYAILGPISAANINVDVILQNVSEAGKTDFTFTVDRNDFAKARDILQGVAQELGAEDVRGDTHIVKVSVVGVGMRSHAGIAATMFETLARENINIQMISTSEIKISVVIEEKYLELAVRALHAAFALDGEAPA